A part of Pararoseomonas sp. SCSIO 73927 genomic DNA contains:
- a CDS encoding type III restriction-modification system endonuclease: MKLKFKVQPYQTQAVTAVVDCFAGQPMSNGITYRIDPGRKAQTSAFEEGFKNPDLALTELQVLANIKDVQRRQNLPLSDKLVASAGCRINLDIEMETGTGKTYCYIKTIFEMNKRYGWSKFIIMVPSIAIREGVHKSLQITADHFTESYGKKARFFIYNSKRLHELESFSSDAGINVMIINIQAFAARGADNRRIYEELDDFQSRKPIDVIASNRPILILDEPQKMEGAATMEALPKFKPLMILRYSATHKTQHNRVHRLDALDAYNQKLVKKIAVRGIQTRGLAGTNAYLYLEGIEISKKAPVARLEIEVKLASGEIKRQLKRLEFRDDLFAESGELDQYRDGFTISQIDARNDTVEFTNGVVLRAGEATGDVSERDIRRIQIRETIKAHLDKEKQLFAQGIKVLSLFFIDEVVKYRDYAQPDEKGEYARVFEEEYELLKAEYLAELAIDNDAYRKHLAGIDAAKTHNGYFAIDKKTNRLKDPAVGARSVDSDDVDAYDLILKDKERLLSFAEPTRFIFSHSALREGWDNPNVFVMCMLKHSDNTVSRRQEVGRGLRLSVDQNGDRMDNPAVVHDINVLTVVASESYNNFVAGLQKEIADTLTSRPRKATEAYFTGKTITTDAGPIEITPAMAKQIYRYLVKNDYSDDADQITSAYHQAKEAGTLAALPDELKVHADQIFQIIDSVFSDAQLPKVEDGRKPKTNPLNENFEKKEFQELWRRINQKAVYRVEFDSDELVRKCVSALDSQLRVTPLQYTVQTGIQGDGLTDEQLKAGDGFALTRSTTERGGSVHSLVKYDLLGKVAENTELTRKSAAEILTSIQASVFGQFKENPEHFIAEASRIIAEQKATMVIERLAYDGLAERYDVDIFTANQTGQDFSKASAKLKRHVYDYVVTDSEIERKFADELDTASEVVVYAKLPRGFLIPTPVGDYNPDWAISFKEGSVKHIYFVAETKGTMSSMKLREIENTKIACARKFFDEIGQRVSEDRVKYDVVTSYEKLMDIVGRAAA; encoded by the coding sequence ATGAAGCTTAAATTCAAGGTCCAACCCTATCAGACGCAGGCCGTGACTGCGGTCGTGGACTGCTTCGCCGGACAGCCGATGTCGAACGGGATTACCTACCGGATCGATCCCGGCCGGAAGGCTCAGACGAGCGCCTTCGAGGAGGGGTTCAAGAACCCCGATCTCGCGCTGACCGAGCTTCAGGTGCTGGCCAACATCAAGGACGTCCAGCGCCGCCAGAACCTGCCTCTTTCCGACAAGCTGGTCGCCAGCGCCGGATGCCGGATCAACCTCGACATCGAGATGGAGACGGGGACCGGCAAGACCTATTGCTACATCAAGACGATCTTCGAGATGAACAAGCGCTACGGCTGGTCGAAGTTCATCATCATGGTGCCGTCGATTGCCATCCGGGAGGGCGTCCACAAGTCGCTGCAGATCACCGCCGACCACTTCACCGAGAGCTACGGAAAGAAGGCGCGCTTCTTCATCTACAATTCCAAGCGGCTGCACGAGCTGGAGAGCTTCTCGTCGGACGCCGGCATCAACGTGATGATCATCAACATCCAGGCGTTCGCGGCGCGCGGCGCTGACAACCGCCGCATCTATGAGGAGCTGGACGACTTCCAATCACGCAAGCCCATCGACGTCATCGCCAGCAATCGGCCGATCCTGATCCTCGACGAGCCGCAGAAGATGGAAGGCGCAGCCACGATGGAGGCGCTGCCGAAGTTCAAGCCGCTCATGATCCTGCGCTACTCGGCGACCCATAAGACGCAGCACAACCGTGTTCACCGGCTGGATGCGCTCGACGCCTATAACCAGAAGCTGGTGAAAAAGATCGCCGTCCGGGGCATCCAGACGCGGGGGCTCGCCGGCACCAACGCCTACCTCTACCTCGAGGGGATCGAGATATCGAAAAAGGCGCCGGTAGCCCGGCTTGAAATCGAGGTGAAGCTCGCGAGCGGCGAGATCAAGCGTCAGCTCAAGCGACTGGAGTTCCGAGACGACCTATTCGCCGAGTCCGGCGAGCTGGACCAGTACCGCGACGGCTTCACGATCTCCCAGATCGACGCGCGCAACGACACGGTCGAGTTCACCAACGGCGTAGTGCTCCGCGCCGGGGAGGCGACCGGCGATGTGTCCGAGCGCGACATCCGGCGCATCCAAATCCGCGAGACGATCAAGGCGCATCTCGACAAGGAGAAGCAGCTCTTCGCCCAGGGCATCAAGGTGCTGTCGCTGTTCTTCATCGACGAGGTCGTGAAGTACCGCGATTACGCACAGCCGGATGAGAAGGGCGAGTACGCCCGCGTCTTCGAGGAGGAGTACGAGCTTCTCAAGGCAGAATATCTGGCTGAGCTGGCGATTGATAACGACGCCTACCGGAAGCACCTGGCGGGCATCGATGCAGCCAAGACGCACAACGGCTATTTCGCGATCGACAAGAAGACCAACCGGCTGAAGGACCCCGCCGTCGGGGCGCGATCGGTCGATTCAGACGATGTCGACGCCTACGACCTGATCCTGAAGGACAAGGAACGGCTGCTGTCCTTCGCAGAACCCACGCGGTTCATCTTCTCGCATTCCGCACTCCGCGAAGGGTGGGACAATCCCAACGTCTTCGTCATGTGCATGCTCAAGCACAGCGACAACACCGTCTCACGGCGCCAGGAAGTGGGCCGGGGACTCCGGCTGTCGGTCGATCAGAATGGCGACCGGATGGACAACCCCGCAGTCGTCCATGACATCAACGTCCTCACGGTCGTCGCCAGCGAGAGTTACAATAACTTCGTGGCCGGCCTCCAGAAGGAGATCGCCGACACGCTGACGTCGCGCCCGCGGAAGGCGACGGAGGCCTATTTCACCGGGAAGACCATCACGACCGATGCTGGCCCGATCGAGATCACGCCGGCCATGGCGAAGCAGATTTACCGCTACCTCGTGAAGAACGATTATTCCGACGACGCAGACCAGATCACCAGCGCCTACCACCAGGCGAAGGAGGCCGGAACCCTGGCGGCCTTGCCGGATGAGCTGAAGGTGCATGCCGATCAGATTTTCCAGATCATCGACAGTGTGTTCAGCGATGCGCAGCTCCCGAAGGTCGAGGACGGCCGCAAGCCAAAGACAAATCCGCTCAATGAGAATTTCGAGAAAAAGGAGTTCCAGGAGCTCTGGCGGCGTATCAATCAGAAGGCTGTTTATCGGGTCGAGTTCGACTCCGATGAATTGGTCCGAAAGTGCGTAAGCGCCCTTGATAGCCAGCTTCGCGTGACGCCGCTCCAGTACACGGTTCAGACCGGCATACAGGGTGACGGGTTAACGGACGAACAGCTGAAGGCAGGTGATGGTTTTGCCCTGACACGCTCAACGACCGAACGCGGCGGATCTGTCCATTCGCTTGTGAAGTACGACCTCCTCGGGAAGGTCGCCGAAAATACTGAGCTCACTCGCAAGAGTGCAGCCGAAATCCTGACCAGCATCCAGGCCAGCGTGTTCGGGCAGTTCAAGGAGAATCCAGAGCACTTCATCGCCGAGGCGTCGCGGATCATTGCCGAGCAGAAGGCCACGATGGTGATCGAGCGGCTTGCTTATGACGGGCTCGCTGAGCGCTACGACGTCGACATCTTCACTGCGAACCAGACTGGCCAGGACTTCTCCAAGGCATCGGCCAAGCTCAAGCGGCACGTGTACGATTACGTGGTCACCGACTCCGAGATCGAACGAAAGTTTGCCGACGAGCTGGATACTGCGAGCGAGGTGGTGGTCTACGCCAAGCTGCCACGCGGCTTCCTGATCCCGACGCCGGTGGGCGACTACAACCCCGATTGGGCGATCTCCTTCAAGGAGGGAAGCGTCAAGCACATCTACTTCGTTGCCGAGACCAAGGGCACCATGTCCTCGATGAAGCTCCGCGAGATCGAGAACACCAAGATCGCTTGCGCGCGGAAATTCTTCGACGAGATCGGTCAGCGCGTGTCCGAGGATCGGGTCAAGTATGACGTGGTGACGAGTTACGAGAAGCTCATGGATATCGTGGGGCGAGCTGCTGCATAG
- a CDS encoding SIR2 family protein has product MDEDAREARFHFLRDGNSEPNSLDWNKGIESARQAISEAMNAKNIAFLLGAGCSSLMKGKKELGIATMAPLAKEFCGETLDARAAGFYADPPVVGAAPAPWRLTKDELEYLDALGIDLAKDYSRNLERLMEVLFAQRFVLRQSENAALHPYRAVLDGIIKKVQDFLWTRVTQGAFATDGDTTVRDLYERFYKKLVLRDRSLPRPWVFTTNYDHFSELAMDRLGIPYANGFSGVVERRFNPAIFRYALAEQLDVASRKWTAVDAFVYLCKLHGSVTWTEDDHGLFPIKEVWPPESTNQMLIYPTPAKQNSSLGSPYADMFREFQSRIVREQSVLITAGYAFGDEHLNNIIYQALTIPTFRLVIFAAPDTGGEIAKLRALRDPRIWIIGGDGPAEGTRAHYFDMIVEHFMPQRPSDRIDDAVRKVLSELAPKRDDETKVGGA; this is encoded by the coding sequence ATGGACGAAGACGCCAGAGAAGCCAGATTTCATTTTCTGCGGGATGGCAATTCTGAACCGAATAGCCTCGACTGGAACAAGGGGATCGAGAGTGCCCGCCAGGCGATTTCCGAGGCTATGAATGCCAAGAACATCGCGTTCTTGCTCGGCGCCGGATGTTCCTCCCTGATGAAGGGCAAAAAGGAACTCGGCATTGCAACCATGGCGCCCCTGGCCAAGGAGTTTTGCGGAGAAACCCTCGATGCGCGCGCGGCGGGCTTCTACGCCGATCCGCCGGTGGTCGGCGCTGCCCCGGCGCCATGGCGACTGACCAAGGACGAACTCGAATATCTCGATGCACTCGGGATCGATCTGGCGAAGGATTACAGCCGCAACCTGGAACGCCTGATGGAGGTGCTGTTCGCGCAGCGGTTCGTGCTGCGCCAGAGCGAGAATGCCGCTCTTCACCCCTACCGCGCTGTTCTCGACGGCATTATCAAGAAGGTCCAGGATTTCCTCTGGACACGTGTCACCCAAGGGGCCTTCGCCACGGACGGCGACACCACCGTGCGCGACCTCTACGAGCGGTTCTACAAAAAGCTGGTCCTGCGCGATCGGTCCTTGCCCCGACCGTGGGTGTTCACGACCAACTATGATCATTTCAGCGAATTGGCGATGGATCGGCTTGGCATTCCCTATGCCAACGGCTTTTCCGGCGTCGTGGAACGTCGCTTCAATCCGGCGATCTTCCGCTATGCCCTGGCCGAACAGCTCGACGTCGCCAGCCGCAAGTGGACCGCCGTCGACGCCTTCGTCTATCTCTGCAAATTGCATGGCTCGGTCACTTGGACCGAAGACGATCATGGCCTGTTCCCGATCAAGGAAGTCTGGCCGCCGGAATCCACGAACCAGATGCTGATCTATCCGACGCCGGCGAAACAGAACTCTTCGCTCGGCTCGCCCTATGCAGACATGTTTCGGGAATTTCAGTCCCGGATCGTGCGCGAGCAGAGCGTTCTCATCACGGCCGGCTACGCCTTCGGCGATGAGCACCTGAACAACATTATCTACCAGGCGCTAACGATCCCGACGTTCCGTCTGGTGATCTTCGCGGCGCCGGATACGGGCGGCGAGATCGCCAAGCTGCGAGCGCTGCGAGACCCGCGCATCTGGATCATCGGGGGCGACGGTCCTGCCGAGGGAACCAGGGCTCACTACTTCGACATGATCGTCGAGCATTTCATGCCACAGCGCCCCAGCGACAGGATCGATGACGCCGTTCGCAAGGTGTTGTCCGAACTGGCGCCGAAGAGGGATGACGAGACTAAGGTTGGCGGGGCATGA
- a CDS encoding ATP-binding protein, with the protein MSHDDRKRAIGKVVSVAADRFVVEMHAGTDNFTVVGFDGVHYVARLGSFLMIPSQSEYVVVEVVGLRERDASTPSERGDFDRAGSSKYLDVVPVGMLPMHGGAFRFGVSVFPSLYADALYALDGELDRIFETEAAVEPSVGPDGGAGEPEGATRYRVLPIGKSVVFENYDIKVRLNEFFGGHVAILGNTGSGKSCTVASVLQSLFSKPEEHHARGATFVVFDVNGEYHAALAASAKEGAIGVERVILDGTAAGFRMPHWFLEMAEWELLLQASERTQLPVLRTALGLTSLFHANTPEALALREHFVATCIIECFRGADGDSPVSKFQRVVSLLQKYPTTDLNMALLNRFNPNFQYGNFSGNNQSAFLDEVRKKLREDAPLPAYNRTPFSFDELHECLDFAILYEEAHGNRQIRDYCSSMVTRLRSLQERTEYAFLRHEGTDVAAAVSDLEFLTNIVGLQRAAGESFTKRNQVIIIDLNSVEDEIVELVSAVIARMLFRFLRHAEPRNRFPIHLLLEEAHRYIASAPSRFSIDATKIFERIAKEGRKYGMFVLLASQRPSELSKTVLSQCSNFLVHRIQNPDDLSQIRQMTPFISESVLKRLPSLPRQHALVFGTSVNLPTTFKVREASPRPRSDDTAVVDLWFHEEGRAADIRLALRPADAAVAAEGEALIVNAASDDDIL; encoded by the coding sequence ATGAGCCACGATGATCGCAAGCGCGCGATCGGCAAGGTGGTGTCGGTCGCGGCCGACCGTTTCGTCGTCGAGATGCACGCCGGCACCGACAATTTCACGGTCGTTGGCTTCGACGGCGTGCATTATGTGGCGCGGCTGGGATCGTTCCTGATGATCCCGTCGCAGTCGGAATATGTCGTGGTCGAGGTTGTCGGCCTGCGTGAGCGCGACGCGAGCACGCCGTCCGAGCGCGGCGATTTCGACAGGGCCGGCTCCTCGAAGTATCTGGACGTGGTGCCGGTCGGCATGTTGCCGATGCATGGCGGCGCGTTCCGTTTCGGTGTGTCCGTTTTCCCGTCTTTATATGCGGACGCACTCTATGCGCTGGACGGCGAACTCGATCGCATCTTCGAGACCGAGGCGGCCGTCGAGCCGTCAGTCGGCCCGGATGGCGGCGCCGGCGAACCCGAAGGGGCCACGCGCTATCGGGTTCTGCCCATAGGCAAGTCGGTAGTGTTCGAGAACTACGACATCAAGGTTCGATTGAACGAGTTCTTCGGCGGTCATGTTGCCATCCTGGGCAATACCGGCAGCGGTAAGTCCTGCACGGTTGCCTCGGTCTTGCAGTCCCTTTTCAGCAAGCCGGAGGAGCATCACGCCCGCGGCGCGACCTTCGTCGTCTTCGACGTCAATGGCGAGTATCACGCCGCGCTGGCCGCTTCCGCGAAGGAGGGAGCCATCGGGGTCGAGCGCGTCATCCTCGACGGCACGGCGGCTGGCTTCCGTATGCCGCATTGGTTCCTGGAGATGGCAGAATGGGAACTGCTCTTGCAGGCCAGCGAGCGAACACAGCTGCCGGTCCTTCGGACAGCGTTAGGTCTGACAAGTCTTTTTCATGCCAATACGCCAGAAGCTCTGGCGCTGCGCGAGCACTTTGTCGCCACCTGCATCATAGAGTGTTTTCGAGGGGCAGATGGCGACTCCCCTGTATCAAAATTTCAGCGCGTTGTCTCCCTTCTCCAGAAGTATCCGACAACCGACCTAAATATGGCGCTTCTGAACCGCTTTAATCCCAATTTTCAGTATGGAAATTTTTCGGGAAACAACCAATCGGCGTTCCTGGACGAAGTGAGAAAAAAGCTCCGGGAGGACGCGCCCTTACCAGCCTATAATCGGACACCATTCTCTTTTGATGAGCTGCACGAGTGTCTCGACTTCGCGATCCTCTATGAGGAGGCTCACGGCAATCGCCAAATCCGAGACTACTGCTCGTCCATGGTTACGCGCCTCAGATCCCTCCAGGAGAGAACAGAATATGCCTTTCTGCGTCACGAAGGAACCGACGTTGCCGCAGCCGTGAGCGATCTGGAATTTTTGACCAACATCGTCGGCCTGCAAAGGGCGGCCGGAGAATCTTTCACCAAACGCAATCAAGTCATTATTATTGATCTCAATTCTGTCGAAGATGAAATCGTTGAGCTGGTCAGTGCGGTCATCGCACGCATGCTTTTTCGGTTTCTTCGCCATGCGGAACCGAGAAACCGCTTCCCGATACACCTATTGCTCGAAGAGGCTCATAGATATATCGCATCTGCGCCGTCCCGCTTTTCCATCGACGCCACCAAGATTTTCGAGCGCATCGCCAAGGAAGGACGCAAATACGGCATGTTCGTGCTGCTGGCGTCTCAGCGCCCGAGCGAGCTGTCCAAGACGGTTCTCAGCCAGTGCTCCAACTTCCTGGTTCACCGAATCCAGAATCCCGACGATCTCTCCCAGATCCGCCAGATGACGCCGTTCATCTCAGAATCGGTCCTGAAGCGGTTGCCGTCATTGCCTCGGCAGCACGCGCTGGTATTTGGAACGTCGGTTAATTTGCCAACGACCTTCAAGGTCAGGGAGGCATCGCCGCGGCCGCGCAGTGATGATACCGCCGTGGTCGATCTGTGGTTTCACGAGGAAGGTCGAGCCGCTGACATCCGCCTAGCGCTCCGTCCGGCCGATGCCGCTGTGGCGGCTGAGGGCGAGGCGCTGATAGTAAACGCAGCGTCGGACGATGACATTTTGTGA
- the nucC gene encoding CBASS effector endonuclease NucC — MSEWSLSQLLSSLHEDIQQRLATVRKSFSHPGTKGDASENVWISMLETYLPKRYQASKAHVVDSLGNFSQQIDVVIFDRQYSPFIFTYENETIIPAESVYAVFEAKQTANAGLVAYAQQKVASVRCLHRTSLPIPYAKGVYPAKPLIPILGGLLTFESEWSPALGASFEKALAADVGDGRLDIGCVASHGHFFFDQPTASISFVNENKPATAFLFKLISQLQFSGTVPMIDVEAYGQWLTK; from the coding sequence ATGTCGGAATGGTCCTTGTCCCAGCTTCTTTCCTCGTTGCATGAAGACATTCAGCAGCGTCTCGCAACCGTCCGAAAGTCGTTCAGCCACCCGGGGACGAAGGGCGATGCCAGCGAGAATGTTTGGATCAGCATGCTGGAGACATATTTGCCGAAGCGCTATCAGGCTTCCAAGGCGCATGTTGTCGATAGCCTGGGCAACTTCAGCCAACAGATCGATGTTGTGATTTTCGATCGCCAGTATTCACCCTTCATTTTCACATATGAGAACGAGACGATCATCCCGGCCGAGAGCGTCTACGCCGTCTTCGAGGCAAAGCAGACGGCGAATGCCGGCCTAGTGGCATACGCGCAGCAGAAAGTTGCAAGTGTCAGGTGCCTTCACCGCACGAGCCTACCGATTCCATATGCCAAGGGCGTCTATCCCGCGAAACCGTTGATCCCGATCTTGGGCGGCCTCCTGACTTTTGAAAGCGAATGGAGTCCTGCTCTCGGAGCCTCATTTGAGAAGGCCCTGGCCGCCGACGTTGGTGACGGGCGGCTCGATATCGGCTGTGTCGCCTCACATGGCCACTTTTTCTTCGATCAGCCGACCGCGAGCATCAGCTTCGTCAACGAAAATAAGCCTGCGACAGCATTCCTGTTCAAGCTGATTTCTCAACTGCAATTCAGCGGAACCGTTCCGATGATCGATGTGGAAGCCTACGGACAGTGGCTAACCAAATAG
- a CDS encoding CBASS oligonucleotide cyclase encodes MLTIDEAFRKFKSRLELNDREQANASARQKEVRDYLDTKFKIDRSFLTGSYARWTKTKPLKDVDIFFVLKPSEDHYRSKAPSVVLTDFHNALVEKYGDKAKKQNRSINVDFGVRADAEDNTDYRVISVDVVPAFDKDENFEIPDNEIGKWIGTNPQTHAAEATTAHQAYSNEWKGLVRMLKYWNNNPKHGEKPVKPSFLIEVMAMQCLYGGWGGSFDREIQGFFATLAARVFDEWPDPAGLGPPISNSMDTARKTRARDLLRAAEREATVAIDHVRHGRNGEALRAWRELFGPKFPLS; translated from the coding sequence ATGCTCACGATCGACGAAGCGTTCCGGAAATTCAAAAGTCGATTGGAATTGAACGATCGTGAGCAGGCAAACGCCTCCGCGCGCCAGAAGGAAGTCCGGGATTATCTGGACACCAAGTTCAAGATCGACCGGAGCTTCCTGACCGGATCCTATGCGCGCTGGACCAAGACAAAGCCATTGAAAGACGTCGACATCTTCTTCGTCTTGAAACCGTCGGAAGATCACTATCGTTCCAAAGCGCCATCGGTTGTGCTGACTGATTTTCACAACGCCTTGGTCGAGAAGTACGGCGACAAGGCCAAGAAGCAGAACCGCTCGATCAACGTCGATTTTGGCGTGAGGGCGGATGCCGAGGATAACACCGATTACCGAGTCATCAGTGTCGATGTCGTTCCTGCTTTCGACAAAGATGAAAATTTCGAGATTCCTGATAACGAAATCGGCAAGTGGATCGGGACCAACCCTCAGACCCATGCCGCAGAGGCAACGACCGCACATCAGGCCTATTCAAACGAATGGAAGGGTCTCGTGCGGATGTTGAAATACTGGAACAACAACCCCAAGCACGGCGAGAAGCCGGTGAAGCCCTCGTTCCTCATCGAAGTCATGGCAATGCAATGTCTTTATGGCGGCTGGGGTGGCAGCTTTGACCGCGAGATTCAGGGGTTCTTTGCAACGCTCGCGGCCCGGGTTTTCGACGAGTGGCCTGATCCCGCCGGCCTCGGTCCGCCGATCAGCAACAGCATGGACACGGCCCGCAAGACGCGGGCGCGCGACCTTCTGCGTGCAGCGGAGCGTGAAGCAACCGTTGCAATCGACCATGTCCGCCACGGCCGTAACGGAGAGGCGTTGCGCGCCTGGCGGGAATTGTTCGGCCCGAAATTTCCGCTGTCTTAA
- a CDS encoding HORMA domain containing protein, which produces MTSVAVNTYTHSVTYVADNILKSLKDIIRLVGLDPTEFVGDWELHMRGVQTWLNTGDLETVKLEIYNPRTDALIVRWDIDIAYGWSGGDGGFWTDTEQLKYAIRKAGLVPSEARYRLLLQSKPGRPDVAGWSKASGRSTEGMVRQSLGTTVEHSGLGASTSYLRRA; this is translated from the coding sequence ATGACCAGCGTCGCTGTCAACACCTATACCCACTCTGTCACCTATGTGGCTGACAACATCCTCAAAAGCTTGAAGGACATCATCCGCCTTGTGGGCCTCGATCCAACCGAGTTTGTCGGCGACTGGGAACTGCACATGCGCGGTGTGCAGACCTGGTTGAACACTGGCGATCTCGAAACCGTAAAGCTGGAAATCTACAACCCGAGAACGGACGCGCTGATTGTCCGGTGGGACATCGACATCGCCTATGGCTGGTCCGGAGGCGATGGCGGTTTTTGGACGGATACCGAGCAGCTCAAATACGCCATCAGAAAGGCGGGGCTGGTTCCGAGCGAGGCGCGGTATCGACTCCTTCTTCAAAGCAAGCCGGGACGTCCCGACGTGGCTGGGTGGAGCAAGGCGAGCGGCCGTTCGACGGAGGGCATGGTTCGTCAAAGCCTCGGGACGACTGTCGAACACAGCGGCCTTGGCGCCAGCACCTCTTATCTTAGGAGAGCTTGA
- a CDS encoding AAA family ATPase, with protein sequence MQKLTAVQNEDFNQPKGIQRARRLPDPALGALWNSIILDERLKAQLLSQAMLNFTMRGKVDRSVIPLHGVIMLVGPPGTGKTSLARGLAHRTAETFPGGGFRLLEVEPHALTSSAMGKTQRAVSELFSQSIAEAAAAGPTIVLLDEVETLAADRSKMSLEANPIDIHRATDAVLVQLDALAERHPNLLFLATSNFPEAVDAAFTSRCDLVVHVPLPDREACGLILKDCLTGLGKTYPAIAKLPTTSGFDRCAAECVGLDGRAIRKMVANALASSPQTAMNPERVTLEDLLGAARAAKAGRMSGGKAS encoded by the coding sequence ATGCAGAAGCTGACGGCGGTGCAGAACGAGGACTTCAATCAACCCAAGGGCATCCAGCGCGCACGCCGGCTTCCCGATCCCGCGCTCGGAGCACTCTGGAATTCGATCATCCTGGACGAGCGCCTGAAGGCCCAGCTCCTCTCGCAGGCGATGCTGAACTTCACGATGCGCGGTAAGGTCGACCGTAGTGTTATTCCGCTCCACGGCGTCATTATGCTTGTCGGACCACCAGGGACCGGCAAGACATCTCTCGCTCGCGGATTGGCACATCGTACCGCCGAGACATTTCCTGGCGGCGGGTTCCGCCTGCTCGAAGTCGAGCCCCACGCGCTAACCAGTTCGGCGATGGGCAAGACCCAGCGTGCGGTCTCGGAGCTGTTCTCACAGTCGATCGCCGAAGCGGCCGCCGCAGGACCGACGATTGTGCTCCTCGATGAAGTCGAGACGCTTGCCGCGGACCGGTCGAAAATGAGCCTGGAGGCCAATCCGATCGATATCCACCGCGCAACCGATGCCGTGCTCGTTCAACTTGACGCTCTGGCCGAACGGCATCCGAACCTGCTGTTCCTTGCCACCAGCAACTTTCCCGAGGCGGTCGACGCGGCCTTCACCTCGCGCTGTGACCTGGTCGTCCATGTGCCGCTGCCCGATCGTGAAGCGTGCGGGCTTATCCTGAAGGATTGCCTGACTGGTCTCGGCAAGACCTATCCAGCCATCGCGAAGCTGCCGACGACCTCGGGTTTCGACCGCTGCGCGGCCGAATGCGTCGGGCTCGACGGACGCGCCATCCGCAAGATGGTGGCCAACGCCTTGGCCAGCAGCCCGCAAACGGCCATGAATCCCGAACGCGTCACGCTCGAGGATCTGTTAGGCGCGGCGCGCGCTGCCAAGGCGGGCCGTATGTCGGGAGGCAAGGCGTCATGA
- a CDS encoding DUF2188 domain-containing protein — translation MSKRIHVVPHDSGWATRREGASRVGTTHSTQAQATEAARNTAIRERGEVVIHRPDGRIRDANSYGNDPFPPKG, via the coding sequence ATGTCAAAACGCATCCATGTCGTTCCCCACGATTCCGGTTGGGCGACGCGCCGTGAGGGAGCTTCCCGCGTGGGAACGACACACAGCACCCAGGCGCAGGCAACCGAAGCAGCGCGCAACACCGCGATCCGCGAGCGCGGCGAGGTGGTGATACACCGTCCCGACGGTCGCATCCGGGACGCCAACTCCTACGGCAACGATCCCTTCCCTCCGAAGGGGTAA
- a CDS encoding helix-turn-helix domain-containing protein gives MPDESIYVAFGKLVASRRKTLELTQAELAAKVGMSRASVANIESGRQNVLLHHVYSLASALEFSKPADLLPAVPKPQPREDMQMILSDETVTARGKAQINDLIADALARHSSGRAGS, from the coding sequence ATGCCAGATGAGTCGATCTATGTAGCGTTCGGGAAGCTTGTCGCTTCGAGGCGAAAGACACTTGAACTCACCCAAGCCGAGCTGGCAGCCAAAGTGGGTATGTCGCGTGCGTCAGTGGCAAATATCGAGAGCGGCCGGCAGAACGTGTTGTTGCATCACGTCTACAGTCTCGCGTCGGCGCTGGAATTTTCAAAGCCCGCCGATTTGCTACCCGCCGTGCCAAAACCACAGCCCCGTGAGGATATGCAGATGATCTTGTCAGACGAAACAGTGACCGCTCGCGGCAAGGCGCAGATCAATGATCTGATCGCGGATGCGCTTGCGCGCCATAGTTCCGGAAGAGCCGGGTCGTGA
- a CDS encoding ImmA/IrrE family metallo-endopeptidase: MTANPEMAREAARRMLREFGVKGAPVPIERIIKARNVVLQYAPLEDDLSGMAFIKDGIGIIGVNALHHPNRQRFTAAHELGHHVLHAANIQKAVHVDKGFRVLLRDDVSSQGIDPLEIEANAFASELLMPREFLANALDASGLDMEDDVGIEVLAKKFRVSASAMRFRLASHF; the protein is encoded by the coding sequence GTGACCGCCAACCCCGAAATGGCGCGGGAAGCTGCGCGCAGGATGTTGCGGGAGTTCGGAGTGAAGGGAGCCCCAGTTCCCATTGAGCGCATTATCAAGGCTAGGAACGTTGTACTTCAGTATGCGCCTCTGGAGGACGATCTCTCCGGCATGGCCTTCATAAAGGACGGCATCGGTATCATCGGCGTGAACGCCTTGCATCACCCGAACCGGCAACGGTTTACGGCCGCACATGAGCTTGGGCATCATGTGTTGCATGCCGCGAATATCCAGAAGGCCGTGCATGTCGACAAAGGGTTTCGGGTTCTGTTGCGCGATGACGTCTCGTCACAGGGAATCGACCCTCTGGAAATCGAGGCCAACGCATTTGCGTCTGAGCTACTTATGCCTCGAGAATTCCTTGCGAATGCCCTGGACGCTAGTGGACTGGACATGGAGGATGACGTCGGGATTGAGGTGCTTGCAAAAAAGTTCCGGGTGAGTGCATCCGCGATGCGGTTCCGCCTAGCGAGTCATTTCTAG